A section of the Elizabethkingia anophelis R26 genome encodes:
- the pnuC gene encoding nicotinamide riboside transporter PnuC: MDIINYLIAPYLSYSWQQILLEFIAALFGLLSVYFSAKKNIWVYPTGIISTTIYVYILYHFGLWGDMLINFYYTSMSIYGWIKWAESSKDHIHVEVSRATGREWKICAVLFALSMALVTLVYYYKPYINNGFSMIGIILDLSHLDWANYMDILTTSIFLAGMWLMAEKKVESWWFWIIGDLICIPMMIYKELGITAVQYIIFTIISIRGYIDWTNSIKEREKINQTNYI; this comes from the coding sequence ATGGACATTATCAATTATCTTATTGCACCCTATCTCAGCTATTCATGGCAACAAATATTACTGGAGTTTATTGCCGCATTATTTGGTTTGTTAAGTGTCTATTTCTCGGCAAAGAAAAATATCTGGGTGTATCCTACAGGCATTATCAGTACAACTATATATGTATATATTCTTTACCATTTCGGATTATGGGGAGATATGCTTATTAATTTTTATTACACAAGCATGAGTATTTATGGATGGATTAAGTGGGCTGAGAGCTCAAAAGATCATATCCATGTTGAAGTTTCCCGTGCGACAGGAAGAGAATGGAAAATCTGCGCGGTTCTTTTCGCCCTTAGTATGGCACTTGTAACACTTGTGTACTACTACAAACCATACATTAACAATGGTTTTTCAATGATTGGCATCATTTTGGATTTAAGTCATTTAGACTGGGCTAATTATATGGATATTCTAACGACTTCTATATTCTTAGCAGGAATGTGGCTAATGGCGGAGAAGAAAGTAGAGAGCTGGTGGTTCTGGATTATAGGAGATCTGATATGTATCCCTATGATGATTTATAAAGAACTGGGTATAACAGCAGTACAATATATTATCTTTACTATAATATCCATTAGAGGTTACATTGATTGGACAAACAGCATTAAAGAGAGAGAAAAAATAAATCAAACCAATTATATTTAA
- the mltG gene encoding endolytic transglycosylase MltG, producing the protein MKKVVLIAALAIVSVAGFFGWKFYKKNYGSNVKKSGFILVPHDATFQQVTDSLKPYLNDVESFTQIAKSKGLDNKIKAGRYEIKEGADNAQLINMIKAGLQTENTFRIKDFDDVYQMIGRVSRKTEADSLAFVKAFNVIARQKGLNNAEDLKPYFFSDTYNFYWTVTPEDFFKKFESLYNDFWTPENLAKEKNLGLSRTQVYALASIVQKESGGKPDEQKRIAGLYLNRYRKGMKLQSDPTVIYAINKDADFTKSIKRVYYKDLTVDSPYNTYKNIGIPPGPICLVNKSSVENVLNAESNDYIFMVADPSRPGLHKFTNSPEEHVQNAKIYQDWLNKKEIK; encoded by the coding sequence ATGAAGAAAGTAGTTTTAATTGCAGCACTTGCTATCGTCTCGGTAGCAGGCTTCTTCGGCTGGAAATTTTACAAAAAGAATTACGGAAGCAATGTGAAAAAGTCCGGATTTATTCTGGTTCCTCACGATGCAACATTCCAGCAGGTAACGGATTCCCTGAAGCCATACCTTAACGATGTTGAAAGCTTTACACAAATAGCAAAATCCAAAGGTCTGGATAATAAAATAAAAGCCGGACGTTATGAAATTAAAGAAGGTGCAGACAATGCTCAGCTTATCAATATGATTAAAGCCGGATTGCAAACCGAGAACACTTTCAGGATAAAGGATTTTGATGATGTATATCAGATGATTGGCCGTGTATCCCGAAAAACGGAAGCTGACTCTTTAGCTTTTGTAAAAGCATTTAATGTAATTGCCCGCCAGAAAGGACTGAATAATGCGGAAGATTTGAAGCCCTATTTCTTTTCAGATACTTATAATTTTTACTGGACAGTAACACCTGAAGATTTTTTCAAAAAATTTGAAAGTCTTTATAATGACTTCTGGACTCCCGAGAATCTTGCAAAAGAAAAGAATTTAGGTCTTAGCCGTACTCAGGTTTATGCATTAGCTTCTATTGTTCAGAAAGAATCCGGTGGAAAACCTGATGAGCAAAAAAGAATTGCCGGTTTATATCTGAACCGTTACCGTAAAGGAATGAAACTACAAAGTGATCCTACCGTAATATATGCTATAAACAAGGATGCCGATTTTACGAAGTCGATTAAAAGAGTTTATTACAAAGACCTTACCGTAGACTCTCCTTATAACACCTATAAAAATATAGGTATCCCGCCGGGTCCTATTTGCCTGGTCAACAAATCTTCGGTAGAAAATGTTCTGAATGCAGAAAGCAATGATTATATATTTATGGTAGCTGATCCTTCCCGGCCAGGCTTGCATAAATTCACCAATAGTCCTGAAGAGCATGTTCAGAATGCCAAGATTTATCAGGACTGGCTGAATAAAAAAGAAATTAAATAA
- a CDS encoding amino acid permease codes for MASIWAKKPLSAYEADMKKSGLKKVLGKWSLTAIGVGAIIGGGIFVLTGTGAYYHAGPALAISFIIAGIACVFAALCYAEFASIIPVEGSAYAYAYGTVGEIFAWAMGWCLILEYAMASMAVAVSWSGYFTKFLKIFGVHLPAYLTSDPASYTGTGFSMNLPAFILVLLLTALLVKGTKEAAGANNLIVLLKTAAVIFVIISGAYIIFSNTDLYNAVDGVKNWKPFIPDETMIKNSEDKMVSAYGIKGIISGAAAIFFAYIGFDAVSTQAGEAINPKKDVPFAIITSLLICTGLYICVSLVLTGMMNYTDFNPAGKFPEAIKAPVAYAFEIAGKHWASNIVTIAATVGLISVVMVMMMGQSRIFIGMAKDGLIPKFFGELHPKTRTPYKGIIILGLVVAFIAALTPISTLADMTSFGTLFAFTLVCIAVWVMRKKEPNLNRPFKVPAYRLVVALGVIINIYLIFNLSAHALELSAGWLLLGIFVYIFYGKNNSKLNNPDKITED; via the coding sequence ATGGCGAGTATTTGGGCAAAGAAGCCGCTTAGTGCCTACGAGGCAGACATGAAGAAAAGTGGACTGAAAAAAGTCCTTGGGAAATGGAGCTTAACAGCAATAGGAGTTGGCGCTATTATTGGCGGCGGAATCTTTGTTCTTACAGGAACCGGAGCATATTACCATGCGGGACCTGCACTGGCAATATCCTTTATTATCGCAGGGATAGCCTGTGTTTTTGCTGCATTATGTTATGCCGAATTTGCATCTATAATCCCGGTTGAGGGATCTGCGTATGCTTATGCTTACGGAACTGTAGGAGAAATTTTTGCATGGGCTATGGGATGGTGTCTTATTCTGGAATATGCCATGGCCAGTATGGCGGTGGCAGTAAGTTGGTCTGGTTATTTTACTAAATTTTTGAAGATATTCGGAGTACACCTGCCTGCATATCTTACATCGGATCCGGCAAGTTATACAGGTACAGGTTTCTCTATGAATTTACCAGCATTTATTCTGGTATTATTGCTTACAGCATTATTGGTAAAAGGAACTAAAGAAGCTGCGGGAGCAAATAACCTGATTGTATTATTAAAAACCGCTGCTGTAATTTTCGTAATTATTTCCGGAGCTTATATCATCTTCTCTAATACTGATCTTTATAATGCCGTTGATGGTGTTAAAAACTGGAAACCTTTTATTCCGGATGAAACCATGATTAAAAATTCGGAAGATAAGATGGTCTCGGCATATGGTATTAAAGGAATTATTTCCGGAGCTGCGGCAATATTCTTTGCTTATATCGGTTTCGATGCAGTTTCTACCCAGGCAGGTGAAGCAATCAATCCTAAAAAGGATGTTCCTTTTGCAATTATCACTTCATTATTAATTTGTACAGGTTTATATATCTGTGTGTCTTTAGTATTAACTGGTATGATGAATTATACAGACTTTAATCCGGCAGGAAAATTCCCTGAGGCAATTAAAGCGCCAGTAGCATATGCATTCGAGATTGCAGGTAAACACTGGGCTAGTAATATTGTAACAATTGCGGCTACTGTAGGATTAATCTCTGTAGTAATGGTAATGATGATGGGGCAGTCCCGTATTTTTATCGGTATGGCAAAAGATGGGCTGATTCCTAAATTCTTCGGGGAACTTCATCCAAAAACAAGAACTCCATACAAAGGTATTATCATATTAGGATTAGTTGTAGCTTTTATAGCAGCACTTACCCCAATTTCTACCTTAGCAGATATGACCAGTTTCGGAACCTTATTCGCATTTACATTAGTATGTATCGCGGTATGGGTAATGAGAAAAAAAGAACCAAACCTTAACAGACCTTTCAAAGTTCCTGCTTACAGATTAGTAGTGGCATTAGGCGTGATTATTAACATCTATCTGATTTTTAATCTTAGTGCTCATGCTCTGGAATTATCTGCAGGATGGTTATTGCTTGGTATTTTTGTCTATATATTCTATGGTAAAAATAACAGTAAACTAAATAATCCGGATAAAATAACGGAAGACTAA
- a CDS encoding TonB-dependent receptor, giving the protein MIKTEIKQRIVTRTLGLTLAFSAAAFAFAQQQKVAVSGKITDKNGAAVPYASITFANKTNNALSDGSMTDDKGNYSLNLTPGTYSLQVETPGFKTFQTEKTITAAGNIGSVQIEALKGQEAVDSKTQSIQGVTITAAASKPYKVELDKKTYDPSTDLISKGGTLQDVLTNVPSVAVDTDGTVSMRGNTNVKFLINGKPSSLLGIDDGANALQSIPADQIEKIEVITNPSSKFEASGTSGILNIILKKNKKVGFNGSVTGTLGYMPRTALNANLSWRKNNWTWFLNGGGGYTESKGKNETETTYNNIVLPVIPPNQTNQPKDILSHQSQNSNNKTYNNNYNVTGGFVYDISDKTSLSLSGVVRTFEGNNREPLNTYNDFYRYDLNTHQWNFMNSIGTRTSVGRSNNLAFQGDLGLDHKFNSNGHNLSLALSVQRNRSNNYSDITETLDSALVSHDNTERRSVTKSIIGKADYELPIGENSKLEAGYRLDANKNDYNNIVNTTATNQLIPNYNNTTDYQEVFNAFYVQFKSKVGNFGYQLGLRDELSNVKIDYSNLAGSNINKTKNYNNLFPSIFLSYDVAKNNQILVNYSRRIDRPRAFFMVPFPNYSNNQNIFEGNIDLNPSYVDSFEVGYSIQKKKFTVNPTLYYSRTKDDNKMLVYRPDESLNVFYTKPINLGTSDRYGLDLNFTYDPLSWLKFMGSLDLFGYKTTGIAYYDAVDINKNPIVGTMDFTGSGFSTRARLNTTFKLDKTLSVQLQGQYRGAQKTASQNRSDMYSLNLGASKTIWNGDGTITFNIQDIFNTRRMESFTFNDDFTRRNYMQWQPRQFSISLSYRFKQGEKVDQPKKKKDINNNYDGGDEQGGPM; this is encoded by the coding sequence ATGATAAAAACTGAAATCAAACAGAGAATTGTAACCCGAACATTAGGCCTAACGCTAGCATTTAGTGCAGCAGCTTTTGCCTTTGCTCAACAACAGAAAGTAGCTGTATCCGGAAAAATAACGGATAAAAACGGTGCGGCTGTTCCTTATGCTTCCATTACATTTGCTAACAAAACTAATAATGCGCTATCTGATGGCAGTATGACGGATGATAAGGGAAACTACTCTCTCAATCTTACTCCCGGAACTTACTCTTTACAGGTAGAAACACCAGGATTTAAGACATTTCAGACAGAAAAAACAATAACTGCTGCCGGAAACATTGGTAGCGTTCAGATAGAAGCTTTGAAAGGGCAGGAAGCTGTAGATAGTAAAACCCAGAGCATACAAGGTGTTACTATTACTGCTGCTGCATCTAAGCCTTACAAAGTTGAGCTTGATAAAAAAACATATGATCCATCAACCGACCTTATCAGTAAAGGAGGTACGTTACAGGATGTACTCACCAATGTTCCTTCAGTAGCTGTAGATACAGACGGAACAGTTTCTATGAGAGGAAATACCAATGTTAAGTTCTTAATCAATGGTAAGCCGTCTTCACTTTTAGGTATTGATGATGGTGCCAATGCTTTACAAAGTATTCCTGCTGACCAGATTGAAAAAATAGAAGTTATAACAAATCCTTCTTCTAAATTTGAAGCATCGGGTACATCGGGTATCTTAAATATCATCCTTAAAAAAAATAAAAAAGTTGGTTTCAATGGTAGTGTTACCGGAACTTTAGGTTATATGCCAAGAACCGCATTAAACGCCAATTTAAGCTGGAGAAAAAATAACTGGACCTGGTTTTTAAATGGTGGAGGCGGCTATACAGAAAGTAAAGGTAAAAATGAAACGGAAACAACTTATAACAATATTGTTCTCCCAGTTATTCCTCCGAATCAGACAAACCAACCCAAAGATATCCTGTCACATCAATCACAGAACTCTAATAATAAAACCTATAATAACAATTATAATGTAACCGGAGGTTTTGTTTATGATATTTCGGATAAAACATCTTTAAGTTTATCCGGTGTGGTAAGAACTTTTGAAGGTAATAACAGAGAACCTTTAAACACCTACAATGATTTCTACAGATATGATCTTAATACCCACCAATGGAATTTCATGAATTCAATAGGTACCAGAACATCTGTCGGAAGGAGTAATAACCTTGCTTTTCAGGGGGACCTAGGATTAGATCATAAATTTAATAGTAACGGGCATAATTTATCCCTTGCCTTAAGTGTACAAAGAAACCGTAGTAATAACTACTCCGATATTACTGAAACACTAGATTCTGCTTTAGTAAGCCACGATAATACTGAAAGAAGATCGGTTACAAAATCTATTATTGGTAAAGCGGATTATGAGTTACCAATTGGTGAAAATTCTAAATTGGAAGCTGGTTACCGATTGGATGCTAACAAAAATGATTATAACAATATTGTGAATACTACTGCAACCAATCAGTTGATTCCAAATTATAATAATACCACGGATTATCAGGAAGTTTTCAATGCTTTTTATGTCCAGTTTAAAAGTAAAGTCGGTAATTTTGGTTACCAATTAGGACTGAGAGATGAGCTTTCTAATGTGAAAATCGATTATAGTAACCTTGCAGGATCTAATATTAATAAGACTAAAAATTACAATAATCTATTCCCTAGTATATTCTTAAGCTATGATGTTGCAAAGAATAACCAGATTTTGGTGAACTACTCCCGTAGGATTGACAGACCAAGAGCTTTCTTCATGGTACCTTTCCCTAACTATAGTAACAATCAGAACATCTTTGAGGGGAATATAGATCTTAACCCTTCTTATGTAGATTCTTTTGAAGTTGGTTACAGCATTCAGAAGAAGAAATTCACTGTGAATCCTACCTTGTATTACAGCCGTACTAAGGATGATAATAAAATGTTGGTATACAGACCTGATGAAAGTCTGAACGTGTTCTATACTAAACCTATTAATCTTGGGACTAGTGATCGTTATGGTTTAGATCTTAATTTCACTTACGATCCTTTATCGTGGTTAAAATTCATGGGTAGCTTAGACTTGTTTGGTTATAAAACCACAGGTATAGCATACTATGATGCTGTAGATATAAACAAAAATCCAATAGTAGGAACAATGGATTTTACTGGTAGTGGTTTTTCTACTCGTGCCAGACTGAATACAACCTTCAAACTGGACAAAACACTAAGTGTACAGTTACAGGGACAATACAGAGGTGCACAAAAAACAGCTAGTCAGAACAGATCAGATATGTATTCTCTTAATCTGGGGGCTTCCAAAACAATCTGGAACGGTGATGGTACGATCACTTTTAACATTCAGGATATATTTAATACCAGAAGAATGGAGTCTTTCACCTTTAATGATGATTTCACAAGACGTAATTATATGCAGTGGCAACCAAGACAGTTTTCCATATCTTTGTCTTACCGCTTTAAGCAAGGTGAGAAAGTTGATCAGCCTAAAAAGAAAAAGGACATCAACAACAATTACGATGGTGGTGACGAGCAAGGCGGACCAATGTAA
- a CDS encoding J domain-containing protein, protein MKDYYYFLGISVDASDEDVRKAYRKLSLKYHPDKSDNDPFFENRFREVQEAYNTLSDEDRRRTYDHLLSLEQKNTKSNLPPRIKSFHANKIRAVKGEEIIITWQTFDADVVKIHPFGLEKAYGEKKFIVNDFDAEGKFQLILNATNTLLNKTVANGITITEVFEVERENFPIAEEKAAEVRKATEAEEQLPVYIKWGIAAAAVILGILYLLLKKH, encoded by the coding sequence GTGAAGGACTATTATTACTTTCTCGGCATCTCTGTTGACGCTTCGGACGAAGACGTCAGGAAGGCTTATCGTAAATTGTCATTGAAGTATCACCCGGATAAAAGTGATAACGATCCTTTTTTCGAAAATCGTTTTCGGGAAGTACAGGAAGCTTACAATACATTAAGTGATGAAGACCGACGTAGGACATACGACCATTTACTTAGTCTGGAGCAGAAAAATACAAAATCGAATTTGCCACCACGCATAAAGTCTTTTCATGCGAATAAGATTCGTGCGGTGAAAGGAGAGGAAATTATTATTACCTGGCAGACTTTTGATGCTGACGTTGTGAAAATTCACCCCTTTGGGCTGGAAAAAGCCTATGGTGAAAAGAAGTTTATTGTCAATGATTTTGATGCTGAAGGAAAATTTCAGCTTATACTGAATGCTACAAATACCCTGTTGAATAAAACAGTAGCAAATGGTATTACCATTACAGAAGTTTTTGAAGTAGAAAGAGAAAACTTTCCTATAGCTGAAGAAAAAGCAGCTGAGGTAAGAAAAGCAACTGAAGCTGAGGAACAACTTCCGGTTTATATAAAATGGGGAATAGCAGCGGCAGCTGTCATTTTAGGTATTCTTTATCTGCTATTGAAAAAGCATTAA
- a CDS encoding tyrosine-protein phosphatase, with protein MKKTIVIILAFSTMACTSRSLKGPRPENWAAKVTEKPFYNLHKVSDSIYRSEKPDNAGFHFFQEKQMASVLDLRRKHKDLIAVEGSPYKGKLYSVPMKASQMSDNEIIEALRILKTAPKPIVVHCAHGSDRTGVTIAMYRIIFQNWNKDQAIEEMKRGGYNYHWFYPGLITYIQNADINHIREQVLK; from the coding sequence ATGAAAAAAACAATCGTTATAATTTTAGCATTTAGTACAATGGCTTGTACTTCCAGAAGTTTGAAAGGTCCACGGCCTGAAAACTGGGCAGCAAAAGTTACAGAAAAGCCTTTCTACAATCTGCATAAAGTTAGCGACAGCATTTATAGAAGTGAAAAGCCCGATAATGCGGGCTTTCACTTTTTCCAGGAAAAACAGATGGCGTCAGTTTTGGATCTTAGACGCAAACACAAAGATCTTATTGCTGTAGAAGGAAGCCCGTATAAAGGCAAATTATATAGTGTTCCGATGAAAGCTTCGCAGATGTCGGATAACGAAATAATTGAAGCTTTAAGAATACTAAAAACAGCTCCTAAGCCTATTGTAGTACATTGCGCACATGGAAGTGACAGAACCGGAGTTACGATAGCTATGTACCGCATTATTTTTCAGAACTGGAACAAGGATCAGGCTATCGAAGAGATGAAGCGCGGTGGCTACAATTATCACTGGTTTTATCCGGGTTTAATTACTTATATTCAAAATGCAGATATAAATCATATTAGAGAACAGGTACTTAAATAA
- a CDS encoding DoxX family protein: MKLLSILFSVFIIALLATKIIQGEWNWTFSGNLGMAVFIIFTGFSHFKFQKGMALMIPDFIPYKMFWVYFTGVLEIAAGIGLMIPQLRETTAILLIVFYVVVFIANINSSKKRINIFKADYTGPGMKYLYKERIPMQIILIVWTWYFGTYLH; encoded by the coding sequence ATGAAATTATTGTCAATACTCTTTAGTGTATTTATTATCGCACTACTCGCAACAAAAATTATTCAGGGAGAATGGAACTGGACTTTTTCCGGTAATCTGGGGATGGCTGTATTTATTATTTTTACAGGATTTTCTCACTTTAAGTTTCAAAAAGGAATGGCGCTGATGATTCCGGATTTTATTCCCTATAAAATGTTTTGGGTATATTTTACAGGAGTATTGGAAATAGCAGCGGGAATAGGATTAATGATTCCGCAGCTGCGGGAAACAACAGCAATTCTGCTTATTGTTTTTTATGTAGTTGTGTTTATAGCCAATATTAATTCCTCGAAAAAACGAATCAATATTTTCAAAGCAGACTATACAGGTCCGGGAATGAAATATCTTTATAAAGAAAGAATACCTATGCAGATTATTCTAATCGTCTGGACATGGTATTTCGGAACTTATTTACACTAA
- a CDS encoding SRPBCC family protein has product METLSYEFEINASAQKIWDILWSEATYSEWTKFFGSDSVMKSDWKVGGRTLFVNNKGDGMVSTIDSLKEPHQIVFKHLGMILNGIEDLHSKEIMEWSGAQEKYFLTDLGDKTKLHVEVQVDEKWKDDMDKGFIKGLSLVKELAEK; this is encoded by the coding sequence ATGGAAACCTTATCGTATGAATTTGAAATCAATGCTTCAGCACAGAAGATATGGGACATTTTGTGGAGCGAAGCAACCTACAGTGAATGGACAAAATTTTTTGGTTCAGATTCTGTTATGAAATCAGACTGGAAAGTTGGCGGGCGTACATTATTTGTTAACAACAAAGGCGACGGAATGGTTTCTACGATTGATAGTCTCAAAGAACCTCATCAGATCGTATTTAAACATTTGGGAATGATATTAAACGGGATTGAAGATCTCCATAGTAAAGAGATCATGGAATGGAGTGGAGCTCAGGAAAAATATTTTCTTACAGATTTGGGAGATAAAACCAAACTTCATGTTGAGGTGCAGGTAGATGAGAAGTGGAAAGATGACATGGATAAAGGGTTTATCAAAGGACTCAGTTTAGTAAAAGAATTAGCAGAAAAATAA
- the dapF gene encoding diaminopimelate epimerase, translated as MEFYKYQGTGNDFVMVDNRDLTFPKSTSLIAQLCDRRFGIGGDGLILLENDDQYDFRMVYYNADGNESTMCGNGGRCLVSFAHFLNIFENKTSFMAIDGLHEAEVNGDLVKLKMIDVEDINTFPEYTVMNTGSPHYVAFVEHVEDMDVYLEGKKIRNNETFKKEGINVNFVTQTSENELFVRTYERGVEDETYSCGTGVTASALTFMQNHNQTPVHIKVLGGILKVYAEKAEKGFRNIWLEGPAKQVFKGNLEVK; from the coding sequence ATGGAATTTTATAAATATCAGGGAACAGGGAATGATTTCGTAATGGTTGACAACCGTGATCTTACCTTTCCAAAAAGCACTTCGCTTATAGCACAACTTTGCGACAGAAGATTCGGTATTGGCGGAGATGGCCTTATCCTTCTGGAGAATGATGACCAATATGATTTCCGGATGGTATATTACAATGCCGATGGTAATGAAAGCACAATGTGCGGGAATGGAGGCCGTTGCCTTGTTTCTTTCGCTCATTTTCTGAATATTTTTGAAAATAAAACAAGCTTTATGGCTATCGACGGTTTGCATGAAGCCGAGGTAAACGGAGATCTGGTAAAATTGAAAATGATTGATGTAGAAGATATTAATACTTTCCCTGAATACACTGTAATGAATACAGGTTCGCCTCACTATGTAGCATTTGTGGAACATGTAGAAGACATGGATGTTTATTTAGAAGGAAAAAAAATAAGAAACAACGAAACTTTCAAAAAAGAGGGAATAAATGTCAACTTTGTGACACAAACTTCTGAAAACGAACTATTTGTAAGAACATACGAAAGAGGTGTAGAAGACGAAACTTACAGTTGCGGGACAGGAGTTACGGCATCTGCTTTAACTTTCATGCAAAATCATAATCAAACCCCTGTCCATATCAAAGTTTTGGGAGGAATATTGAAAGTATATGCGGAAAAAGCTGAGAAAGGATTCCGTAACATATGGTTAGAAGGCCCTGCTAAGCAGGTATTTAAGGGTAATTTAGAAGTAAAATAA
- a CDS encoding alpha/beta hydrolase family protein, with product MKLNTKLFITAGVVITTAMMNAQSATTKLPGDATLPSSKANLEQLASYDKGNFKYKVEDYFARPKASQFKISPDGQFLSYKEKDNNKKNHVYVKDLKSGKITKAIEEKEDLIKSYGWLSKNRLYFTQDKGGNENIHLYATDIDGKNLKDLTPFEGVKIGFAMPVKDTDFVVVTMNKNNKQIFEPFKINFVTGEATQLLENKDPKNPINDYIFDKDGNLRGYTILVNGLTTHTYYKDLQTGKFNLLKKTDWSDTFDIISFNENSKNKDEAYVVTNLDSDKAKIVLYDLKKNAVIKEVYSNPVYDVSSISLAGKNRNYELDYINYEGERGEIIPVSKFYKEVHNKLKSEFGDKDFSVVSSDDNDNKFLVVVSSDKLYGTYYEYDTKTKKTKLLYDLMPQLKPEDMAEMRPITFKSRDGLTIHGYITLPKAALEGKKVPLVVNPHGGPQGIRDSWGFNPETQLFASRGYATLQVNFRISGGYGKSFQKSGYKQIGRKAMDDVEDGVKYAIEQGWVDKDKIAIYGGSHGGYATLMGLIKTPDLYTCGVDYVGVSNIFTFFDSFPEYWKPYKEMVKQIWYDLDNPEEAKIAKEVSPVFQIDKIKKPLFVVQGANDPRVNINESDQIVKGLRAKGFDVPYMVKYDEGHGFGKEPNRIELYTYMLGFFAKNFNK from the coding sequence ATGAAATTAAACACTAAACTTTTTATAACCGCCGGGGTTGTAATAACTACTGCAATGATGAATGCACAAAGCGCTACTACTAAATTGCCGGGAGATGCTACACTGCCATCTTCCAAAGCTAATTTGGAACAACTTGCTTCCTATGATAAAGGAAATTTTAAGTACAAAGTCGAAGATTATTTTGCAAGACCAAAAGCTTCACAATTTAAAATTTCACCAGATGGACAGTTTTTATCTTACAAAGAGAAAGATAATAACAAGAAAAATCATGTTTATGTAAAAGACCTGAAGTCCGGAAAAATAACCAAAGCTATTGAAGAAAAAGAAGATCTGATTAAAAGTTATGGATGGTTAAGCAAAAACCGTCTGTACTTTACTCAGGATAAGGGTGGGAATGAAAATATCCACCTGTATGCTACGGACATTGATGGAAAAAACTTAAAAGATCTCACACCATTTGAAGGTGTGAAAATAGGTTTTGCAATGCCCGTAAAAGATACCGACTTTGTTGTGGTTACTATGAATAAGAACAACAAGCAGATTTTTGAACCTTTTAAAATAAACTTTGTTACGGGGGAAGCAACCCAACTCTTAGAGAATAAAGATCCTAAGAATCCTATTAATGATTATATATTTGATAAAGACGGAAATCTTAGAGGATATACAATATTGGTAAACGGATTAACAACCCATACATACTACAAAGATTTGCAGACAGGGAAATTCAACCTTCTGAAAAAAACTGACTGGTCAGATACATTCGATATTATCAGCTTCAATGAAAATTCTAAAAATAAAGATGAAGCTTATGTAGTAACTAATCTGGATAGTGATAAAGCGAAGATTGTTTTATATGATCTGAAAAAAAATGCTGTGATTAAAGAAGTTTATTCTAATCCGGTATATGATGTGAGCTCTATAAGTCTTGCCGGTAAAAACAGAAACTACGAACTGGATTACATAAACTACGAAGGAGAAAGGGGAGAGATTATACCGGTAAGTAAATTCTACAAAGAAGTACACAATAAGTTGAAATCTGAATTTGGAGATAAAGACTTTTCTGTAGTTTCTTCTGATGACAACGATAACAAATTTCTGGTTGTCGTAAGTAGTGATAAATTGTATGGAACTTATTACGAGTATGATACAAAAACTAAAAAGACTAAACTTTTATATGATCTGATGCCTCAGTTGAAGCCTGAAGATATGGCAGAAATGAGACCTATAACCTTTAAAAGCAGGGACGGACTTACAATACATGGCTATATTACCTTACCTAAGGCAGCACTTGAAGGAAAAAAAGTACCGTTAGTTGTAAATCCTCATGGAGGCCCGCAGGGAATCCGTGATAGCTGGGGATTCAATCCGGAAACGCAATTATTTGCCAGTCGTGGTTATGCTACATTACAGGTTAACTTCAGAATATCCGGAGGATATGGAAAATCATTCCAGAAATCAGGGTATAAGCAAATCGGTAGAAAGGCAATGGATGATGTAGAAGATGGAGTAAAATACGCAATAGAGCAGGGTTGGGTAGACAAAGATAAAATTGCTATCTATGGTGGAAGCCATGGTGGGTATGCAACATTAATGGGGCTTATAAAAACACCTGATCTTTATACGTGTGGTGTAGATTATGTAGGTGTTTCCAATATCTTTACTTTCTTCGATTCGTTCCCGGAATACTGGAAGCCATACAAAGAAATGGTAAAACAAATCTGGTATGATCTGGATAATCCTGAAGAAGCTAAAATAGCTAAAGAAGTTTCTCCGGTATTCCAGATTGATAAAATAAAGAAACCATTATTTGTAGTACAGGGAGCTAATGATCCGCGAGTTAATATCAATGAATCGGATCAGATTGTAAAAGGCCTGCGGGCAAAAGGTTTTGATGTTCCGTATATGGTGAAATACGATGAAGGTCATGGATTTGGTAAAGAACCAAATAGAATTGAGCTTTATACCTATATGTTGGGCTTCTTTGCAAAGAATTTTAATAAATAA